The Flavobacterium johnsoniae genomic sequence TTTGTTGGTTTTCTTACTTGATCAATACTATGCGCACCACGTCTTACCGGATTCAAAAAAGGTCCTTCCAAATGCATTCCGATTACACCATTATTGTGCTTTTTTATGTATTCGCGAATGGCTTCAATTCCTTTTAAAATGGTTTCTTTTGAAGATGAAATCAAGCAAGGCAAAACATGCGTTGTACCATATTTCATGCTTGCGTCGTAAATATCCTGAATTGTTTCTTCGTTTGGAGTTTGGCTGAAATAGTATTTTTCTCCTCCGTTTATCTGAATATCTATAAACCCTGCCGAAAGATGATTTCCTTGCAAATCTATTGTTTCGATATCATTTGGAATTTCTTTTTGAACTGAAATAATTTTTCCGTTTTCTACAATTACAACTCCATTTTCAATTATTTCTTCGCCAGTATGGATGACCGCATTTACAATTGCTTGTTTCATTTTTTGTTTTATTTCTTTCTTCAAATTTAAAAAAGAAGTTGGATTAATTTCTAACAAAAAAAGCTTCAGAAAATATCTGAAGCTTTTTTTTAAATTAAACTCTGAAAATTAATATAGTACAGTCATCGCAAACTGCATATTTTATGTTTTAATCTGGATTTGCCAAGATTTTATACAATTCGGCATTCGAAAGATAAAATTGATTTTCTAAACTTATTTGAGATAACTTAGCACTTACTAAATTATTTTCTCTCGAATTGATTAAGAAAATAGAACTTTCACCAAAAGAAAATAGTTTTTCTTCAGAATTCAGCATCGTCATATAATCATTTACCAAATTATCAATTACCACTTTTTGCCTTCTTAAAGAAGCAATTTCAGTCTGTTGCGCTTTTATTTTATTTTTCAATTCTACTCTCTGCTGACCAATATCAAATTGCATATCTTGAATTTTTAATTTAGCCAATTTCAAATTTCCGCGTTCTTTTCTCAAGAAAATCGGAAAACTAAAGTCGATATTGAATTTATAATCGTCTGCATTAAAAGTGTTCCAATAATTTGGATCTGAAATGTAATTGTAACCTACATTAACTTTTGGCAACAACGAATTGGCTTTCAACTGGCGATTTACTTCCAAAATAGACAATTTAGTTTCCATAGATTGAATTTTCGGATGCGAATCTAAAGATTCAACATCAACCATCATGGCATCAGTTCTTAGAGTTTCCTCGATAGTTTGACCTAAATTCTGCTCTGGTTTTACCATTTCTCCTAATTCAACAGGAACATTTTCAATCCATAAAAAATTAGCTAATTTTAGCTTTGCTTTAGCCAGTTTTAAATTTCCATTTTCAACATTTAATTCTCTGTTTCTTACGGTAATTTTAGCTTCTACACTGTCAATAGCTGGCGAATCTCCCGATTCGATTAATTTCTTAACGCCTGTAAAACGAGTGCTCGCGAAACCTAGATAATTTTTGTAAAGTTCAGCTTCGTTGTAGCTTTTTCTCCATTCAAAATAAGCTTCACTTGCTTGATACAAAACTTCTATGGCTCTTAGTTTACGCTGTGCGTCACTTAGTTTTAAGTTAAGTTTTCCTTCTCTCACATCGGCCATTCGCTGATTGATAAACATTCCCTGACCCAAAGCAACAGTAACCCCAAGCGAAGCTAAACCTGCTTCTGGAGTACGGTTCTGCGGATTGTAATATTGTCCGTCTGTATCATCAAAACCAGCTTTTACTTCAATTCCGTACCAAGTCGGAATTTTGAAACTGCTGTTTAGTAACGAATAATATTCTGTGCCTTTAAATTCTTTCTTATTGTAATCTACTTCAATTTTAGGGTCAAATCCGCCGCGCGCTGCCATTAATTTGGCTTGTGCATTGCTTACTTCAAGATTAGCCTGTTTTACGAGCGGATGATATTTTTTTACATATCCCAAATACTCGATAAAAGTTAGCTCTTCTTCATTAAAGTTTTGACCTTGCATTGTAGAAAAGCAGAATAAGATTAAGAAAGAAAACAATTTTACAAGATTTCTCATTTTACTTTTTCTCCTTTCCTTTTGCTTCCTTTTCTCCTGAATTATAATAGTTTGGCGGAAAACCGTTTAAGTTTCGCCAAATCTCATACCATACCGAAACCGTTTCTAGCAACGCAATACTTTGTGCTCCGGCACCAATGCTCAATTCTTTTGGCCAGTGGCGATCTTCTCCATCTGGAGAAACCAAAATTCTATATTTTCCGTTTGGACTGATAAAGTTTTCTACCGCTACAATT encodes the following:
- a CDS encoding TolC family protein produces the protein MRNLVKLFSFLILFCFSTMQGQNFNEEELTFIEYLGYVKKYHPLVKQANLEVSNAQAKLMAARGGFDPKIEVDYNKKEFKGTEYYSLLNSSFKIPTWYGIEVKAGFDDTDGQYYNPQNRTPEAGLASLGVTVALGQGMFINQRMADVREGKLNLKLSDAQRKLRAIEVLYQASEAYFEWRKSYNEAELYKNYLGFASTRFTGVKKLIESGDSPAIDSVEAKITVRNRELNVENGNLKLAKAKLKLANFLWIENVPVELGEMVKPEQNLGQTIEETLRTDAMMVDVESLDSHPKIQSMETKLSILEVNRQLKANSLLPKVNVGYNYISDPNYWNTFNADDYKFNIDFSFPIFLRKERGNLKLAKLKIQDMQFDIGQQRVELKNKIKAQQTEIASLRRQKVVIDNLVNDYMTMLNSEEKLFSFGESSIFLINSRENNLVSAKLSQISLENQFYLSNAELYKILANPD